From Phenylobacterium montanum, the proteins below share one genomic window:
- a CDS encoding Hsp20/alpha crystallin family protein has product MAGEDPRRWMWGQALEMLARADRLHRQLFEPAAPGALLPSWEPPVDVLETERDVFVIAALPGVGERSLTLAIEGAVLLIRGQRTLPEELRTAAIHRMELPQGCFERRVPLPPRRYDQVRHHVRDGCLVISLRKLA; this is encoded by the coding sequence ATGGCGGGCGAGGATCCGCGGCGGTGGATGTGGGGCCAGGCGCTTGAAATGCTGGCTAGAGCCGATCGCCTGCACCGGCAACTGTTCGAGCCGGCTGCGCCGGGCGCATTGCTGCCGAGCTGGGAGCCGCCCGTCGACGTGCTCGAGACCGAACGCGACGTGTTCGTGATCGCCGCCCTGCCCGGGGTCGGCGAGCGCAGCCTGACCTTGGCGATCGAGGGCGCTGTGCTGCTGATCCGCGGACAGCGGACCCTGCCGGAGGAACTTCGTACGGCTGCGATCCACCGGATGGAGCTGCCGCAGGGCTGCTTCGAGCGGCGCGTTCCGCTGCCGCCCCGCCGCTATGACCAGGTGCGTCACCACGTGCGCGACGGCTGCCTGGTGATCAGCCTTCGCAAGCTCGCCTGA
- the lon gene encoding endopeptidase La, with the protein MDDVNTVEPGQGAQSINPPPADAFIVIPVRNTVLFPEMVTPITIGRPASVAAAQQAVREQRQIVLVLQRDPQTAEPKREDLHEYGVIANVLRYVVASETEHHLVCQGVQRFRITETVEGWPFLVARGLHVPEPEGGGAEVEARFVNLRRQALEIVDLIPQAPQELRQTVASISRPGLLADMAASYIDVSPQEKQAILETIELVPRLDRIGALLAHQLQVLRLSQEIGAQTQAALTERQREALLREQLATIQRQLGEGEGGGADIAELEAAIEQAGMPEEVLAQARKELRRLQRTPEAAAEHGVIRTYLDWLIELPWAVPVSKPIDVAEARRIFDADHYGLEKIKLRILEYLAVRKLAPEGKAPILCFVGPPGVGKTSLGQSIAKAMGRKFVRVSLGGVHDEAEIRGHRRTYLGALPGDIIQAIRKAGARDCVMMLDEIDKMGTGIHGDPSAAMLEVLDPEQNSTFRDNYLAVPFDLSQVVFIATANMLDTVSAPLRDRMEIISLAGYTSGEKLEIARRYLVPRQLEANGLKPGQAEIEDAALTRIVAGYTREAGVRGLEREIGRVMRNIAMRVAEGAAEHVRIGEADLEAVLGAPRFENEAAMRTSVPGVATGLAWTPVGGDILFIEAAKTPGAGKLILTGQLGEVMKESAQAALSLVKTQAPMLGLDEQAFERMDVHVHVPAGATPKDGPSAGVAMFVALASLFTGRTVRSDTAMTGEISLRGLVLPVGGIKEKVVAAAAAGVTRVMLPARNRRDFDEIPKEARDMLEFIWLEHVQEAVSSALSPAPPPDLGAEKALSGPLD; encoded by the coding sequence ATGGACGACGTCAACACCGTCGAACCTGGGCAAGGCGCGCAGTCGATCAATCCGCCGCCGGCCGACGCCTTCATCGTCATTCCGGTTCGCAACACCGTGCTGTTCCCGGAGATGGTCACCCCGATCACCATCGGCCGCCCGGCCTCCGTCGCCGCGGCCCAGCAGGCCGTGCGCGAGCAGCGCCAGATCGTGCTCGTGCTGCAGCGCGATCCGCAAACCGCCGAGCCGAAGCGGGAAGACCTCCACGAATACGGGGTCATCGCCAATGTCCTGCGGTATGTCGTGGCTTCGGAGACCGAACACCACCTGGTCTGCCAGGGCGTGCAGCGCTTCCGCATCACCGAGACCGTCGAAGGCTGGCCGTTCCTCGTAGCCCGCGGCCTGCACGTCCCTGAGCCGGAGGGCGGCGGCGCCGAGGTGGAGGCCAGGTTCGTCAACCTTCGCCGGCAGGCGCTGGAGATCGTGGACCTGATTCCTCAGGCCCCTCAGGAACTCCGCCAGACCGTGGCGTCGATCAGCCGGCCCGGACTGCTGGCCGACATGGCGGCCAGCTACATCGACGTAAGCCCGCAGGAAAAGCAGGCGATTCTGGAGACGATCGAGCTGGTTCCGCGGCTCGACCGGATCGGCGCGCTTCTCGCCCATCAGCTGCAGGTGCTGCGCCTGTCCCAGGAGATCGGCGCCCAAACCCAGGCCGCGCTCACCGAACGCCAGCGCGAGGCGCTGCTGCGCGAGCAGCTCGCCACCATCCAGCGTCAGCTTGGCGAAGGCGAGGGCGGCGGCGCGGACATCGCCGAACTGGAAGCCGCGATCGAGCAGGCTGGCATGCCCGAAGAGGTGCTGGCCCAGGCCCGCAAGGAATTGCGCCGGCTGCAAAGGACTCCCGAGGCGGCGGCCGAGCATGGCGTCATCCGCACCTATCTCGACTGGCTGATCGAGCTGCCCTGGGCGGTCCCGGTGTCAAAGCCGATCGATGTGGCCGAGGCGCGCCGGATCTTCGACGCCGACCACTACGGCCTGGAGAAGATCAAGCTGCGCATTCTCGAATATCTGGCGGTGAGGAAGCTGGCGCCGGAGGGCAAGGCGCCGATCCTCTGCTTCGTCGGCCCGCCCGGCGTCGGCAAGACCTCGCTCGGACAGTCGATCGCCAAGGCCATGGGGCGCAAATTCGTCCGCGTGAGCCTGGGCGGCGTCCACGACGAGGCCGAGATCCGCGGTCACCGCCGTACCTATCTGGGCGCGCTGCCCGGCGACATCATCCAGGCGATCCGCAAGGCCGGCGCCCGCGATTGCGTCATGATGCTGGACGAGATCGACAAGATGGGGACAGGCATCCACGGCGATCCGTCGGCGGCCATGCTCGAGGTGCTGGACCCCGAGCAGAACTCGACCTTCCGCGACAACTACCTGGCTGTGCCGTTCGACCTTTCCCAGGTGGTTTTCATCGCCACGGCCAACATGCTGGACACGGTCTCGGCGCCGCTTCGGGACCGCATGGAGATCATCTCCCTTGCGGGCTACACCTCCGGGGAGAAGCTGGAGATCGCCAGGCGCTATCTCGTGCCGCGCCAGCTCGAGGCGAACGGGCTGAAACCCGGCCAGGCCGAGATCGAGGACGCCGCGCTCACGCGGATTGTCGCCGGCTACACCCGCGAAGCCGGGGTGCGCGGCCTGGAGCGCGAGATCGGCCGGGTGATGCGCAACATCGCCATGCGGGTCGCCGAGGGGGCGGCCGAGCATGTGCGCATCGGCGAGGCCGACCTTGAGGCCGTGCTGGGCGCGCCGCGGTTTGAGAACGAAGCGGCGATGCGCACCTCGGTGCCGGGCGTCGCCACGGGCTTGGCCTGGACGCCGGTCGGCGGCGACATCCTGTTCATCGAGGCGGCCAAGACCCCAGGCGCCGGCAAGCTGATCCTGACCGGTCAGCTCGGCGAGGTCATGAAGGAGAGCGCCCAGGCCGCCCTTAGCCTGGTCAAGACCCAGGCGCCCATGCTCGGGCTTGATGAGCAGGCCTTTGAAAGGATGGACGTGCATGTCCATGTCCCGGCCGGCGCCACCCCCAAGGACGGGCCCAGCGCGGGCGTGGCGATGTTCGTCGCCCTCGCCTCGCTGTTCACGGGCCGCACGGTGCGCAGCGACACCGCCATGACCGGCGAAATCAGCCTGCGCGGTCTCGTGCTTCCGGTCGGCGGCATCAAGGAAAAGGTGGTCGCCGCCGCGGCGGCCGGTGTCACCCGGGTGATGCTCCCCGCCAGGAACAGGCGCGACTTCGATGAAATCCCCAAGGAGGCGCGCGACATGCTGGAGTTCATCTGGCTGGAGCACGTGCAGGAGGCGGTCTCGTCCGCGCTGTCGCCGGCGCCACCTCCCGACCTGGGCGCCGAGAAGGCGCTGAGCGGGCCGCTCGACTGA
- a CDS encoding BON domain-containing protein → MSEQSLEEKARRVVEGLGHGAPVSVSVLDAVATLSGQVPDEETRHRIEQGLLQLADVRNVRNHLEIAPPGGPLRSQLLTLLEREGVALPSLQVQAQEGLIVLTGRADHWFDRDAAERLAWTLGGVRDVRNEITLPEGAATPENGDDEGLPD, encoded by the coding sequence ATGAGCGAACAATCCCTTGAGGAGAAGGCGCGGCGCGTCGTCGAAGGCCTGGGGCACGGCGCCCCTGTGAGCGTCTCGGTCCTGGACGCTGTCGCGACGCTTTCGGGCCAGGTTCCGGACGAGGAGACCCGGCATCGGATCGAGCAAGGCCTGCTGCAGCTCGCCGACGTGCGGAACGTGCGCAATCACCTCGAAATCGCTCCGCCCGGCGGCCCGCTCCGCAGTCAGCTCCTGACCCTCTTGGAGCGCGAAGGCGTGGCCCTGCCCAGCCTGCAAGTCCAGGCGCAGGAGGGGCTGATCGTGCTCACCGGGCGCGCCGACCACTGGTTCGACCGTGACGCCGCCGAACGCCTGGCGTGGACGCTCGGCGGGGTTCGGGACGTGCGCAACGAGATCACCCTGCCCGAAGGCGCCGCGACGCCGGAGAACGGGGACGACGAGGGCTTGCCGGACTGA
- a CDS encoding phosphoribosyltransferase — MYFHDRTDAGRRLAKALLKYQGQDVVVLALPRGGVPVAAEVARALGAPLDLVLVRKIGAPFDEELAIGAVAEGAPPIMARNEAVIAACRIGEQEFQQRLERQLAEMARRRRIYLSGRPAIDLSGRIAILVDDGVATGATTRAALRATRQRRPGKLVLAVPVGEADVMAALAEEADEVVCLQDHLVGGGVGPCYDVFGQVSDAEVNELLERLAPPDGAP, encoded by the coding sequence ATGTATTTTCACGACCGAACCGACGCGGGGCGGCGCCTGGCGAAAGCCCTTTTGAAGTATCAGGGGCAGGATGTGGTCGTGCTCGCCCTGCCGCGAGGCGGCGTTCCGGTCGCAGCGGAGGTCGCACGCGCGCTCGGGGCTCCGCTGGATCTCGTCCTGGTCCGCAAGATCGGCGCCCCATTCGACGAGGAACTGGCGATTGGCGCGGTCGCGGAAGGCGCGCCGCCGATCATGGCGCGCAACGAGGCGGTCATCGCCGCATGCCGCATCGGCGAACAGGAATTCCAGCAGCGGCTCGAGCGACAGCTGGCCGAGATGGCGCGCCGCCGCCGCATCTATCTCAGCGGCCGCCCGGCCATCGATCTCAGTGGGCGCATCGCCATCCTGGTGGACGACGGCGTCGCCACCGGGGCCACCACGCGCGCCGCGCTGCGGGCCACACGTCAGCGGCGACCCGGCAAGCTCGTGCTGGCGGTTCCGGTCGGGGAGGCGGACGTGATGGCCGCTCTCGCCGAGGAAGCCGACGAGGTGGTCTGCCTTCAGGACCATCTCGTGGGAGGCGGTGTCGGCCCCTGCTACGACGTGTTCGGCCAGGTCAGCGACGCGGAG